CTTCAAAATCGGACTGCCCTCTATTATTCAACAGTTGATTGTCTCCATGGGCTCCCTCCTGATAGCCACCCTGGTCAATACCTTTGGGGCCGCAGCCACCAATGCCTTCGGCGCGGTAACCCGGGTGGATATGTTTGCCATCATGCCCGCCATGTCCATAAGTATGGCCGTAGCGGCGTTAACAGGGCAGAATCTTGGGGCGGGCAAGCCACAAAGGGTAAAAAAAGTGTTCCAGGGAGGCCTTTTGCTGATCTCCTCGATCACGCTATTCATCTCCCTCATAGCATTTTTTCTATCGAGCTTCATTCTTACCCTGTTTGGTCTTGGGAATGACGCCAGGGTGATGGAAATCGGAATCAATTACCTGAAGATCGTGGGCGCCTGTTATGTGGTCTTCTCTATAGGCTTCGTGTCAAACGGAGTCATCAATGGAGCGGGTCATACCCTCGTCACCATGATGTTCTCTTTCCTTTCGTTGTGGGTGTTCAGGATACCGCTGGCCTGGAGCCTGTCCCGGACCGGCCTCGGCATCACGGGGATATGGATTGGGATCGCCTTGAGCTTTTTCGGATTCTCCTCTGTAAGCCTCGGGTATTACCTCACGGGCAGGTGGAAAAAGGGGCTACTGGACCCGAATACCCAACCCTAATCATTTTCTCCATGTTACGCTCCTTTCAATTTTGCTATTTCAGAGTAATTCATAATGATTCGAATGGACTAACTCCCGAATATTTTTGATCAAGGTAGATGGGGCTTGAAAGTCCGGGTACCGCTTATACAGGGTGGCAATACGGGTCAGTTCATCCATTTCTTTGATTCGATTCAAGACGCCTCTTTCCTGCTTATTACGGCAAGGATGTTTGGCAAAAACCAAATCCTTTTCCTCAACCCTTTCCATATAATGCTGAGAAATCAAATAGCGTTCGCAGGTACAGGGATTGTCCGGATTGGTCAAAGCGCAATTTTTCATCAGAAAATCCTGTATCCGTTCCCGGGCCCTCGAAAGACGTTTACGAAAGGCCGTCGCTGTAATCTCAAGGATGGCTGCCCCCTGTTCGCTGCTTACATCGAAAACATCCGCCAGAAGAAAGGCCAGGCGGTGTTCCCTATCCAGGCAAAGCAAGAGCCCTTGCAGACAACTGATCCTGATCTCCTCCACAAAAATATTCTGTAAGGC
The Deltaproteobacteria bacterium genome window above contains:
- a CDS encoding MATE family efflux transporter — translated: FKIGLPSIIQQLIVSMGSLLIATLVNTFGAAATNAFGAVTRVDMFAIMPAMSISMAVAALTGQNLGAGKPQRVKKVFQGGLLLISSITLFISLIAFFLSSFILTLFGLGNDARVMEIGINYLKIVGACYVVFSIGFVSNGVINGAGHTLVTMMFSFLSLWVFRIPLAWSLSRTGLGITGIWIGIALSFFGFSSVSLGYYLTGRWKKGLLDPNTQP
- a CDS encoding RNA polymerase sigma factor; amino-acid sequence: MGSDLELLVETAKEGDKKALEDLILKIQDKIYGLALRMLYNPSDAEDASQEILLKIITHLSTFRGESAFTTWMYRVAVNHLLTLRKRRAELEAVSFEEYEKSLELDSAVEWQESHSSALQNIFVEEIRISCLQGLLLCLDREHRLAFLLADVFDVSSEQGAAILEITATAFRKRLSRARERIQDFLMKNCALTNPDNPCTCERYLISQHYMERVEEKDLVFAKHPCRNKQERGVLNRIKEMDELTRIATLYKRYPDFQAPSTLIKNIRELVHSNHYELL